A portion of the Cryptomeria japonica chromosome 5, Sugi_1.0, whole genome shotgun sequence genome contains these proteins:
- the LOC131042207 gene encoding MLP-like protein 423: MAHTGSWDAELNVPAKQIWKAFENCANIFPKLMPKHFKSIEVLEGDGINPGSVRLIKYGEGFQLATYKLEKIESLDVANMTTTHSVLSGQIMHKYKTYKLTLKVSPGVRSGTCVVKWVIEYEPAHEG; this comes from the exons ATGGCCCATACTGGGAGTTGGGATGCTGAGTTGAATGTTCCTGCAAAACAAATATGGAAGGCCTTTGAGAATTGTGCAAATATTTTTCCCAAGCTGATGCCCAAGCATTTCAAAAGCATTGAGGTGCTTGAGGGAGATGGCATCAACCCTGGCAGTGTTAGACTCATCAAATATGGAGAAG GGTTTCAGTTGGCAACTTACAAGTTGGAGAAAATAGAATCCTTGGACGTGGCCAATATGACTACCACTCACAGCGTGCTGAGTGGACAGATAATGCACAAGTACAAGACATACAAGCTGACTTTGAAGGTAAGCCCTGGAGTTAGATCAGGCACTTGCGTAGTGAAGTGGGTTATTGAGTATGAACCGGCTCATGAAGGTTAG